Genomic DNA from Mycobacteroides chelonae CCUG 47445:
TCATGGTCGCGGGGAACGAGACCTCTCGTAACGCCATCACACATGGGGTGCTGGCCTTCGCCGACAACCCGGCACAGTGGGAGCTGTACCGCGAGCGCCGCCCGCAGACGACGGCTGACGAAATCATCCGCTGGGCCAGCCCCATCATCGCCTTCCAGCGCACGGCGCTGCAGGATGTCGAGCTCGGTGGTGTGCAGATCCGGAAGGGGCAGCGCGTGGGAATGTTCTACGCCTCGGCCAACTTCGACGAGGACGTGTTCGATGACCCGTTCACCTTCAACATCGAGCGCGACCCCAACCCGCATCTGGCCTTCGGCGGACACGGCATCCACTACTGCCTCGGCGCGAACCTGGCCCGGCTGGAGATCGGCATCATGTTCGATGCCATGGCCGACAGGCTTCCGGATCTGATGCCGACCGGGCAGCCCACCCGCTTCAGATCGGGGTGGATCAACGGTGTCGTGTCGCTGCCCGCCAGCTACCGAAGGTAGATATCCGTGCGTAACCGCTACGCAGGAACTCCCTTCGCCACATCCACGCAGGAGATCGCGGCGGCCCTCGAGTATGTGAGCGTCCCGACGCTGCTGTTGTCGCTGGTGCATGTCACCGGGGATCCGCAGTACATCCGGGAGTTCAAGCAGGCCGCCACCTTCCTCAACGAAGTGCAGGGTTTCATGTCCGAGGAGGACAAGGCACGGGCCCGCCGGGTGGCACTCGACGTGATTGTCGACTACCGCGATCGGGGCTGCCCCGACCCGGAACCACTGGATGCCGGCGTCGTTCGGGAGATGATGGATTGGGCGGCCTGCGAAGAGGTTCCCGAACAGTACTTGTCGTTGGTTCTGGAGGAACTCGATCTCGAGGGCGCCGACCCGCGGCGCGCCGAACCCCTGGAGTCGACTCAGACCGACAGCATGCCCGTCGTCGTGATCGGCTGTGGCGAATCAGGGATCCTGGCGGGTATCAGGCTCGCACAGGCCAACATCCCGTTCACCATCATCGAGAAGAACGCGGGTCCTGGCGGAACCTGGTGGGAGAATACGTATCCGGGTGCCCGGGTGGACGTCGCCAACCACTTCTACTGCTACAGCTTCGAGCCGAGTGACGGCTGGAGCCACTACTTCGCCGAGCAACCCGAACTGCGCGACTACTTCCAGTCGGTTGTCGACAAGCACGGTCTCGGCAAGCATGTGCGGTGGCAGACCGAGGTGGAGTCGGCCACTTGGGATGAGAGAGACGCACGCTGGAAGGTGTGGGTGCGCACCAGTGAGGGTGCGATAGAGGAGCTTTCGGCCCGGGCAGTGATCAGTGCGGTGGGTCAGCTCAATCGTCCGAACATTCCGCATTTCGCTGGTGCCGGGACCTTCGCCGGCCCGGCCTTTCACTCGGCGCGCTGGGACGAATCGGTAGATCTGGCCGGACAACGTGTTGCCCTCATCGGTGCGGGTGCCAGCGGATTCCAGATCGCGCCGGCCATTGCCGCGACCGTCGAGCACCTCACCGTGTTCCAACGCACCCCGCAGTGGATGTTCCCCAACGCGATGTATCACGACCAGGTCCAGGACGGCGTGCGATGGGCGATGAAACATCTGCCGTTCTACGGGCGCTGGTATCGGTTCCTGCTGATGTGGCCCGGGGCCGACAAGGGACTGGACGCCGCCGAGATAGATCCGCACTACCCAGACCAGGACTACGCGGTAAGCGCCATCAACGCCGCCGCCCGAATGATGTTCACCGACTGGATAACCCGGCAGGTCGACGGGGATGAACGCTTACTCGCCCAGGTACTGCCCGAGTACCCAGCCACCGGCAAGCGGACCTTACAAGACAACGGAAGCTGGCTACGCACCCTGCGTCGGGAGAATGTTGAGCTGGTGCGTACACCCATTGCCCGGATCGAGCCGGACAGCGTCGTCACCGGGGACGGCGCCGTCCACCCGGTTGATGCAATCGTGTACGCCACCGGATTTCGGGCCACCGAGGTGCTCTGGCCGATGCGAATCACGGGACGCGACGGTGTCGAGCTGCGTGACATGTGGGGTGCGCGGCCGTACGCGCATCGCGGGATCACCGTGCCCGGGTTTCCCAATTTCTTCATCCTGTACGGACCCGGAACACACCTGGCTCATGGCGGAAGTCTGATTTTCCAGTCCGAGCTGCAGATGCGGTACATCACGCAATGCCTCGAACACCTGGCGGCCGATAGCGGCCTGACCATGGAGCCTGAGCGACAGGCAGCGGCGGAATGGCATCGCCGCACGCAGGACCAGATCAAGAAGATGGTGTGGTTGCACCCGGCCGTCGAACACTCCTACTTCAAGAACGCGGATGGCGAGATACACACCGTCAGTCCCTGGCGACTACCCGAGTACTGGCATGCGATCCGCAGCCCGGACTGGTCTGAGTACGTGTTTACCAACACCGGAAAGCCCTGACCTGCGATGTCGGCGGCACAGTGTGCGTGCAACCGCAAGGGTCTAACTTTACTTTTCTCCCTGATCCGTAAGCGGTAGCATCGCGGCATGTCCGAACACTTTGACGTGCTCATCGTCGGCGCCGGCATCTCCGGCATCAGCGCCGCCTGGCACATCCAGAACCGCTGCCCGTCCAAGACCTATGCGGTGCTTGAGGCCCGCGACGATATGGGTGGGACCTGGAATCTGTTCAAGTATCCAGGTATCCGGTCGGACTCGGACATGTACACGTTGGGGTTCCGCTTCTCGCCGTGGAACGACAGCCGCACCCTGGCGGACGGGCCTTCGATCCTCGACTACGTGCACAAGACCGCGGCCAACTCCGGAATCGACGGTCATGTCCGATACCGCCACAAGGTGGTCGGAGCGGCCTGGTCCACCGAGACCCAGCAGTGGACGGTTCAGGTGGATCACGACGGCAAGACCGTCGAGTACACCTGTTCCTTCCTGTTCTGCTGCAGCGGCTACTACGACTACGACCAGGGTTACTCGCCCGAGTTCCCCGGCGTCGCCGACTTCAAGGGCACCGTGATTCACCCGCAGCACTGGCCGGAGGACCTCGACTACAAGGGTAAGAAGGTAGTGGTGATCGGCTCAGGCGCCACTGCGGTGACCCTGGTTCCGGCGATGGCGCCCGATGTCGGACACATCACCATGCTGCAGCGCTCACCCACCTACATCCTGTCGCTGCCGAACGAGAACCCGATCATCAACGGTCTGCGAAAGATATTGCCGGCCAAGGTCGCCTATCCGATCGCCCGCTGGATTAACATCGGCCAGCTGATCTTCAGCTACCAGGCCAGCCGCAAGTTCCCCAAGGCCGCGCGGCGGATCATCATGCAGCAGGCCAAACTTCAGCTGCCTAAGGGCTATGACTACAAGACCCACTTCGGTCCCAAGTACAACCCGTGGGACGAGCGTCTTTGCGTGGTGCCCAACGGCGACCTGTACAAGACCATCCGCAAGGGCAAGGCCGATATCGTCACCGATCACATCGAGACATTCGACGAGACCGGTATCAAGCTCAAGTCCGGTAAGCATCTCGACGCTGACATCATCATCACCGCAACGGGTTTGAACCTGAAATTCTTCAGCGGTGTCATCCCGACGGTTGATGGCGTGCCCGTGGACTTGCCCGCGCAGACCGTGTACAAGGGCGCGATGCTCACGGGCATCCCGAACATGGCGTTCACCATCGGGTACACCAACGCCTCGTGGACACTCAAGGCGGACCTGGTATCCGAGTATGTTGGGCGTCTGCTGAACTACATGGACGAGAACGGCTATGTCACAGCGGTTCCCGAGCTGGCCGACGAGACGCTCGAAAAGCAGCCGTTCATGGACTTCACGCCGGGCTACGTGCTGCGCGCGCTGGATGAACTGCCCAAGCAGGGTGACAAGCACCCGTGGCGTTTGAAGCAGAACTACGCCTATGACGTCGGGATGATGCGGCGCAGCCGGGTCAGCGAGGGTATGCGCTTCGGCAGAAAGAAGGCCGCCACCGAGACAACACCGGTGGCCGTCAACAGCTAGATCTTTTCTGCAGAACGGCCGGGTGTCATGCGTGGACACCCGGCCGTTCGCTGTCTACGGAGCGCTACGAATGGACGCCCGTAATCACTAGTTCTGTTCGGGTGCAGCCTGATCCGTGCTCGCGGCGATCAGCATCGGAAGCATCGGGCGCATGGGTAACAGACGTTGCACGGCGGTCAGGAGCCGCGCCGTCCAGTCGGTGGTCGATGAGGGATCTTTGATGCTGTCCAGGGCCACTCCTTGGCCCATCGCGACGCAAAGGCGGGCAAGGTCTTGCACGCTTGTCTCCGGAAGTTCGAGGTCGTCGTCCAGCTGCGAGATCACACCGGCAACGTGGTCCAGCATGGTTTTGTCGCGTGCCGCGAGTTCATCGTTCAATGTCGAATTGCGTCGGGCAACCAAGGCGAGCTCGATCTTCAGCAGGGCCCAGCCGGTATCGCTGAGTGATTGCTCGATCCAGTCCTGAAATTTTTGAACGCGATCCTCTGACGATCCTTCGGCGAGCGTGGTGCGGTAGCTCTCCAGAACCTGTTCGGTGTGACGGTCGATGACCTCCAGTGCCAACGCCTCTTTGCTGGGAAAATTCGAGTACACGGCGCCGCGACTGTAACCGGCTTCTTCGGCCACCTGTTCGTTCGACGTCGCGGCGAAACCCTGTTGCAAATAGAGCTGGGTCGCAGACTCCACCAGCCGGGCCTTTGTCTGAGCCTGGGCTTCAGAACGAGTCAATCGCTTGGCCACGACCATTGAGTCTATGCGGTCGCAGGCACTTGCCAGGAGAGAAGTCGCCGGCAACGCCGCAGCGTATCGAGGGCAGAATCCCTCATCCGCCGACGCTGCATAATTTTGGGTACATTACGTAACCAGATAGTCGCAGGGATCAAAGGATGGAGTTACATCGTGGGACGACACAACCGGCCCTCCGTCGTCGACGATGCGCCCGCCGACACAGACTGGAGCGCCGACTTCCTGGTCGACGGCGAAGTGACCGGGGTATCGCCCGTGGTGATCGATCCTGACCTCGCGTTCTCCCCAACGCCGCCGCCCTGGTTCAGGGGCTGACCGGGCCCAGGAGCCTATTCAGATACCTACCGCTGAACACGCCCCCGGGATCCAGCCGGGCGCGGACCTCCTGGAAGGTCCGCCATTGCGGATACCGCTCGCTGAGCTGCCCGGCGGTCAAAGTGTGCCGCTTACCCCAGTGAGGTCGGCCGCCAAGCCCGATCAGGATGGGTTCAAGGTCGTGGAAGTAGGGCTCCCATAGACCGTGAACGGTCTGGTGCACTGCCAGGTAGACGCTCTCGCGGCCGTAGGCCGGGGCCAGCAGCGCATCATCGGCCTGGGTGAAGCGGACCTCGAGCGGGAAGGCGACCCGATGACGATTTTGTTCAATCGTGGCCAGCACGGTCTCGATCGCATCACGCGCATTTGTCAGCGGAAGCGAATACTCCATCTCGGTGAACTTCACCTTGCGGGGACTCGCGAACACGGCGGCGCTTTCATCCTGCGACTCATTCGAACCCGCGAGGTTGGCGACCAATCTGGATATGTAGGGGGCAGCCACGGGTAGGCGCCCGGCCGTCCACATCAGCGCGCCGAGTGCGCCGTTCTCCACCAGGTCGCGCTCGACCCAATGCCGCACCGGATGACTGGGCCACCGATCCTCTTGGGTGCGTGTCGACTCCAGCAGCAGAACCCGTCGCGTGTGTGGAAACAAATACAGCTCAAGGTGATCGGTCTCGGCCAGCAACGTGGGCAGATTGGCCAAGACGGTGTCCAGGTCGTGCACGGACTGACGCCGGTACAGCCGGAAGGCCGGAACACATTGCAGGGTGAGTTCGGTGACCACACCCAGCGCGCCCAACGAGATTCGTGCGGCGCGCAGCTCATCGCCGCTGTCGATCTCATGAATCGTGCCGTCGGCAGTCATGATCCGCATCGACACGATGGTCTGCGAGATATTGCCGAATCGCAGGCCAGTCCCGTGCGTTCCGGTGGCGGCGGCCCCGGCAAGGGTCTGGACGTCGATATCGCCGAGGTTCGGCAGCGCCAGCCCGCGCCGCAGCAGCTTGCGGTTCAGCTCATGCAGGTTGATGCCGGCCTGGACCCGCACCCGGTCGTGTTCGTCCACCGAGATCAGTTGCCGCAGTTCGGAGATGTCGACCTGTACGCCGTCGGTGACGCACAGCTCGGTGAAGGAATGCGATGAGCCGATCGGCCTCACCGTTCGTCCGGCGGAGCGTCTCAGGGCGAACGCCAGCTCGTCCTCGGACCGCGGACGCACCACAAGGTCTGGGGCGCAGGATGTTTGACCACTCCAGTTGCGCCACTGACTCATAGGAACATCATTCCCTCGCCGCGATAAGTGGATACCGCACCCGCGTGTTGACCGTCTTCGACCAGCTGCAGTTCGGTGAAGTGCTCACAGAGCTCACCGGCCTTGGCGTGCCGGAACCACACCACATCGCCGATCCGTAGTTCACGCGCACCCCGTAACGGTGTCTGTACCTCACCGGCGCCCTCAGAGGCCTCAAAGGACAAACCCGCAGGCCACGATGGCAGCGGTACACGGCTGGCTCCGGCGGGGCCGCTGGCGATGTACCCACCGCCCAGCACGGTGGCGAGCTCGGGACTCGGCTTGCGTACCACCGGCAACGCGAACGCCGCCGCGGGATCCAGCCGCAGGCTGCGATAGTTGTCGAAAAGAGCAGGAGCGAAGAAACCCGACCCGGCCGCTAGTTCGGTGGCGAATCCCAACCCCGCGATACGGGCCAGGCTGCCGGTGCCGCCGGAGTTCACCAGTTCCAGCGGCGGTGCTCCGGCGGCGCGAAGCCGCGCGCTCACCGCGTCCAGAATCCGGGGAAGGCGCTGGCCGAGATCCCGCAGCGAAGAGGCCTGCATTCCACGAACCGCCAACTGGTACCAGGGATTTCCGGGGACGATATCGCCCACACCGGCGATCTGCCCGTCATAGGCCATTATCGCGGCGAGCCGCAGACCGGGTGTGGCGCACACCAGGTCGGTGAGGGCAGCTGCCTGCTCAGGGGTGCGCACCGGCGATCGCTTGGGCCCCAGATGAACCGGCCCATCGAGAGGCCGCCACCCGGCATCGATATCGAGACATACCGGGATCGGTGCATTCGTCTCATGCGCGATGTCGGCCAGTAGACGGACATGGTCGGCAGAATCGATCAAGGGGCGGATGACAGAACGATGCCGCGCCGCGGTGGCCAGGGCTCCCCGATCGACACTCGGGTAGGCGATCAACAGATCGTCGACCCCGGCGTCGGCGAGGTGCACGGCCTCTCCGGGGGTGAAGGCAAGGACCCCGCGAAACCCCGGTATCTCCAAGAATTTCCGAATCAACGCGGTGCTGCGTATGGACTTACTGGCCACCCTGATGGGTAAGCCGGAGGCGGCGGACACCAAGGACGCGGCGTTGGCCCGCGCCGCGTCCATATCGACCGCGGCCAGCGGTACGGGCGCCCCCCGCAGTGCCGCGGCCAGCCGCCGTATCGACATCAGGCAGGAACCACGACAACGCCGTCATGGTCGGCGTAACAGATCGCACCCGGCGTGAAGTCGATACCGCCAAAGCTGACGACGATATCGCGTTCCCCGGCACCGGTTTTGGTGCCCTTGCGGGGGTTGGTGCCGAGAGCCTTGATGCCGATGTCCATGGTGGCCAGGGCGGCACTGTCGCGCACCACCCCGTTGATCACCAAACCCGACCAGCCGCTGTCGACGGCGATCCCCGCGATGATGTCGCCCACGAGCGCGCAGTGCAGCGAGCCTCCACCGTCAATGACCAGCACACCACCTGAACCTGGTTCCGAGAGAATCGATTTCAGCAGCGCGTTGTCATGGTGGCAGCGCACCGTGGTGATGACTCCGGCGAATACCGGACGCCCACCGAACTGGGTGAGCTGAAGATCGCAACTGGCCATGTCGATGCCCAGTTCGTCTCCCAGGTCGGCGGTCGGTTGGGGGGTGATCGGTGCGGTCGTCATACCCCAAGCCTATTCGTCAGTCCCTACGGCTGGGTCTCCGCATAGGCGATCACGACGTCGCGCAGCCACTGCGCCAGACCGGGCTCGGCACCTTCGTAGTAGGCCCGGGCTGGACGCCCTCAAGCCTTTTTCCGACGCGGCCGGGCCACGCGGATCAGCCCGATTCGACGGAGTCCTCGCGGCGACGCCGCCGCCGCAGTACCAACAGGACGAGAATCGCGAATGCGGCCCCGACCGCGATCTTGAGGTTTGGTGCTTGCCGGCCCGCCTCGGGTGCGGGGCCGGGAATCGGTGGTGGGGCCGAATCGACGGTCGACTTCGCCTGCGCGGCAGTCTCCCGGGTCGCCGCCGCGAGATCGGGCTGAGCCGGTGCGGGTGCGGGCTTGGGTGCCTCCGGCTTGGGAGCTTCGACGACCGGCTCGGGAGTGGGTTCAGGCTTGAGCTCCGGTTCAGGCGCGGGCGCGGGCTTCGGTACCGGTGGCGCGGCAGGCTTGGGGGCCTGCGGCTGGGGAGCTTCGGATGCCGGTGCCTCGGCGGGCTTCGCCTGCTTGACGGGCTTCGGCGCGGCCGGCGGCTTCGGGGTCGGGGCAGCACCGGACTCGGGTTCGGCCTTGGGGCCCGACTTCGGCGGCGCCGTCGAGCCGGCAGGTCGCTTGGCAGGTGCGCGTTTGGCCGCCGGTCGCTTCGCGGCCTTCGCGGGGCGGGCCGGGGCCGCGGGCTTAGGTGCCTCGCCGCCAGCGGGCGTCTCCGGTGTCTGGTTGGGCTCGTTAGCCGAATTGTCCTGGTCCGCCATGCGCCTGCTCCTTCGCAAGTTTCGGTCGTCCTGGGTGTTCGTGGCGCGCTCTCGGCCACGATGGGCGGCTCACACCCGAATCTCTGCCGCCCCGCCGTTGTCCATCATGCCGTCACACCGGAAAAAGGCCAGTCGTCCCCCCTGACGGCCTACGACTGACGACGTTGAGTCCAGATGAGTGCCGCACCCACAGAGACCACCACAGCCACCACAAACGGCCACATAGGAAGGTCGCCGTCGGTCGGATTCGCCGAAGGTACGGGGGCCGAGGAACTTGTGCCCGACGGCTGCTGCGACACCACCGGCGCGCCAGCGGAGGCCGGTGCACCCGAGCCGGTGACGGTGAACTGCCAGGATCCGTCGACCGGGTGGCCGTCCTCGGAGATCACCCGAAAGTTCACCGCGTACTTCCCGGCGGGCGCCCCCGGCTTCACTCCGACCGAGATCGTCGCACCGGCCACCACCGGGTCGCCGGCCTGCCACTGATCGGTCTTGGCATCCGGCCCGATGATCGTCATCGCGGAAAAGCGCTTCTGCAACGGCTCGTTGAAGGTGGCGCTGACCTGGGCGGGAGGCCCGGATAGCACGGCATTCTCGGCCGGATCGGAAGACACCTTGACGGCGTGCGCCGCCGCCACACCCGGCAACGCCAGGCCCAGCGCCAACACGATGAAGGCCGACAAGAACACGGACACGGACTTGCGTAGAACAGACATCACTGTTGCCTCCGTCGATTTGTCACCGCAAGCACGAGCGCGACGGCACCAAGGATCAGACCGATCCCGCCGAACCAGCGGGCCGTCTTGTCCGGATGCCCCGCACTCTGCGCGGAATCATGGGTTGCGGACACCTGCGGTGCGTGCGCGGAGTGTCCATCGTGGTCGGCCTTGCTCTGCGTCAGATCGAGGGTGGGCGCAGGGTGCTCCGGCTCGGCACCGCCGGGCTGAGCCTGCTGATCCCACCTGACGACCTGACCGTCGGCGTAGGTCTGCGTTGCCGGGAATGTCACCGAATCGGTCTCGGGGAGCTTGACGCGCACCCGGAACAAGGCGAACTGGTCGGGCCCGATCCCGTTGCCCGGGACAGCCTTCCAGGTCACCG
This window encodes:
- a CDS encoding flavin-containing monooxygenase, with product MRNRYAGTPFATSTQEIAAALEYVSVPTLLLSLVHVTGDPQYIREFKQAATFLNEVQGFMSEEDKARARRVALDVIVDYRDRGCPDPEPLDAGVVREMMDWAACEEVPEQYLSLVLEELDLEGADPRRAEPLESTQTDSMPVVVIGCGESGILAGIRLAQANIPFTIIEKNAGPGGTWWENTYPGARVDVANHFYCYSFEPSDGWSHYFAEQPELRDYFQSVVDKHGLGKHVRWQTEVESATWDERDARWKVWVRTSEGAIEELSARAVISAVGQLNRPNIPHFAGAGTFAGPAFHSARWDESVDLAGQRVALIGAGASGFQIAPAIAATVEHLTVFQRTPQWMFPNAMYHDQVQDGVRWAMKHLPFYGRWYRFLLMWPGADKGLDAAEIDPHYPDQDYAVSAINAAARMMFTDWITRQVDGDERLLAQVLPEYPATGKRTLQDNGSWLRTLRRENVELVRTPIARIEPDSVVTGDGAVHPVDAIVYATGFRATEVLWPMRITGRDGVELRDMWGARPYAHRGITVPGFPNFFILYGPGTHLAHGGSLIFQSELQMRYITQCLEHLAADSGLTMEPERQAAAEWHRRTQDQIKKMVWLHPAVEHSYFKNADGEIHTVSPWRLPEYWHAIRSPDWSEYVFTNTGKP
- a CDS encoding flavin-containing monooxygenase — protein: MSEHFDVLIVGAGISGISAAWHIQNRCPSKTYAVLEARDDMGGTWNLFKYPGIRSDSDMYTLGFRFSPWNDSRTLADGPSILDYVHKTAANSGIDGHVRYRHKVVGAAWSTETQQWTVQVDHDGKTVEYTCSFLFCCSGYYDYDQGYSPEFPGVADFKGTVIHPQHWPEDLDYKGKKVVVIGSGATAVTLVPAMAPDVGHITMLQRSPTYILSLPNENPIINGLRKILPAKVAYPIARWINIGQLIFSYQASRKFPKAARRIIMQQAKLQLPKGYDYKTHFGPKYNPWDERLCVVPNGDLYKTIRKGKADIVTDHIETFDETGIKLKSGKHLDADIIITATGLNLKFFSGVIPTVDGVPVDLPAQTVYKGAMLTGIPNMAFTIGYTNASWTLKADLVSEYVGRLLNYMDENGYVTAVPELADETLEKQPFMDFTPGYVLRALDELPKQGDKHPWRLKQNYAYDVGMMRRSRVSEGMRFGRKKAATETTPVAVNS
- a CDS encoding TetR/AcrR family transcriptional regulator; protein product: MVVAKRLTRSEAQAQTKARLVESATQLYLQQGFAATSNEQVAEEAGYSRGAVYSNFPSKEALALEVIDRHTEQVLESYRTTLAEGSSEDRVQKFQDWIEQSLSDTGWALLKIELALVARRNSTLNDELAARDKTMLDHVAGVISQLDDDLELPETSVQDLARLCVAMGQGVALDSIKDPSSTTDWTARLLTAVQRLLPMRPMLPMLIAASTDQAAPEQN
- a CDS encoding D-arabinono-1,4-lactone oxidase is translated as MSQWRNWSGQTSCAPDLVVRPRSEDELAFALRRSAGRTVRPIGSSHSFTELCVTDGVQVDISELRQLISVDEHDRVRVQAGINLHELNRKLLRRGLALPNLGDIDVQTLAGAAATGTHGTGLRFGNISQTIVSMRIMTADGTIHEIDSGDELRAARISLGALGVVTELTLQCVPAFRLYRRQSVHDLDTVLANLPTLLAETDHLELYLFPHTRRVLLLESTRTQEDRWPSHPVRHWVERDLVENGALGALMWTAGRLPVAAPYISRLVANLAGSNESQDESAAVFASPRKVKFTEMEYSLPLTNARDAIETVLATIEQNRHRVAFPLEVRFTQADDALLAPAYGRESVYLAVHQTVHGLWEPYFHDLEPILIGLGGRPHWGKRHTLTAGQLSERYPQWRTFQEVRARLDPGGVFSGRYLNRLLGPVSP
- a CDS encoding amino acid deaminase/aldolase, with product MSIRRLAAALRGAPVPLAAVDMDAARANAASLVSAASGLPIRVASKSIRSTALIRKFLEIPGFRGVLAFTPGEAVHLADAGVDDLLIAYPSVDRGALATAARHRSVIRPLIDSADHVRLLADIAHETNAPIPVCLDIDAGWRPLDGPVHLGPKRSPVRTPEQAAALTDLVCATPGLRLAAIMAYDGQIAGVGDIVPGNPWYQLAVRGMQASSLRDLGQRLPRILDAVSARLRAAGAPPLELVNSGGTGSLARIAGLGFATELAAGSGFFAPALFDNYRSLRLDPAAAFALPVVRKPSPELATVLGGGYIASGPAGASRVPLPSWPAGLSFEASEGAGEVQTPLRGARELRIGDVVWFRHAKAGELCEHFTELQLVEDGQHAGAVSTYRGEGMMFL
- the rraA gene encoding ribonuclease E activity regulator RraA; amino-acid sequence: MTTAPITPQPTADLGDELGIDMASCDLQLTQFGGRPVFAGVITTVRCHHDNALLKSILSEPGSGGVLVIDGGGSLHCALVGDIIAGIAVDSGWSGLVINGVVRDSAALATMDIGIKALGTNPRKGTKTGAGERDIVVSFGGIDFTPGAICYADHDGVVVVPA
- a CDS encoding copper resistance CopC family protein: MSVLRKSVSVFLSAFIVLALGLALPGVAAAHAVKVSSDPAENAVLSGPPAQVSATFNEPLQKRFSAMTIIGPDAKTDQWQAGDPVVAGATISVGVKPGAPAGKYAVNFRVISEDGHPVDGSWQFTVTGSGAPASAGAPVVSQQPSGTSSSAPVPSANPTDGDLPMWPFVVAVVVSVGAALIWTQRRQS
- a CDS encoding YcnI family protein, with amino-acid sequence MRVFPRLATASAAAAAALLALAVPASAHVRVTADNTARGGYATLEFSVPNESQSKALTTELTVQLPDVGSASTELLPGWTSTVDRDAAKGTVRAVTWKAVPGNGIGPDQFALFRVRVKLPETDSVTFPATQTYADGQVVRWDQQAQPGGAEPEHPAPTLDLTQSKADHDGHSAHAPQVSATHDSAQSAGHPDKTARWFGGIGLILGAVALVLAVTNRRRQQ